Below is a genomic region from Populus trichocarpa isolate Nisqually-1 chromosome 15, P.trichocarpa_v4.1, whole genome shotgun sequence.
taagatgtaAGCTTTGGATGCCAACTTAGTCAAAATTAGATAACGATTTGATTACAATACTATCTCGAGatagaaaaaacatgtttctCAGTACTCTCCATAACTCTTTCTGGAGATGGATGAGGCAGGAAAAGTAATAAAACGTGAACCTACCTAATGCCACTTGCGATCATTGTTTGCATGGAAGCCGACACTCCAAACCAAATTTGAGACTTGGTGTTCGAGATTAATAAAGTCACCTAATTCAAGGagattaatttgtataatatcaTATCTGGCTTTCTTCAAGGATattaaactagaaaacaagGATTTTAGTCATCTATATAGTATGAAAATCTCATCTCTTTCTAGGAGGTGATTtttcaaggataaaatttaGTCTATAATGGTGTTGCCATCTCTGAGAGACAAGAATTTCAGCTGTTTATATAGCATGAGGGTCTCCTCTCTTTCTAAAAAGCGtattttcaagaacaaaaactcATGTCAGCTGAGACAACCATTCTTGAAAGGTTTATCGGTGTGCGGAGTAGAAATAGACACACATTGTCtccataatttttgttttggagaCAATAAccaaatgtttttgaaatttccttccttaattaattctaaaaccAAAAAGTTGTATAAAAGGACGTTAAATACCAAACTTTCAAACAAGCACGCTGCCCACAAAGATTCCACATCTTGAATTTTCCTGCAATAATTAGGGCTACCgacataaaaaagtaaaaaaaagggcCCTGAATTAGTCCCACGGCTGTCAAAACTATATATGAGTGACTTGATTAAAGATATATATCAGCATTATTAAAGACATATAATCCTGTTTGAGATTCTTGTCCTGTGATTGCTTTATTAGATTGTACGTACTGCCCCATCAATGAtgtgaaattattaattatatatatgtgtgtgtgtgtgtgtgttatataGCAACAAAAGAAGTGTTTCCATccaaatttgttttgtaattaagGGGTAATCTTGTCTTGATTAGTGTGGGTTTGTTATGTAATGCaattttggagtttttttttttgtaaaaaatattaaaataatttttttttaattttttttattttaatatcaacacattaaaatcattaaatttttttttaaaaacactaataaataaatagacatGCAACGGAGAGTAGTTTCTAAACCAAAAATAGCTTTAATTTGTAAGCAATAATATTTACCTTAGGCTTGGAAGGACAAGTCTACAATGAATTAGGAGATCTTTTTATAgctaattagaaaataaatcatgcaTTATACATGCATGCACCGATCAATATCCAAGTCAAAGAACATATATCACTACGTACAAGCAAGcttaatcctttttttaattaattaattaatgggatcggaatcttattaattctttgagaatattaattaaccatccattagttttattatttttagaatagcaaatttaataaaaataatataagaatcaaaactatatgaattttatttttttcgattgTAAAGGAAAAATTGCTCGAACGTACGTAGATACCTTCAAGTAGGAGATGAGTGTCATTAATTTGAGCTTTTGAGAATCATAACATTAAGCACTggaaacatatattattttatttatttattattttatttaaaaagtatccCATTGACTTTAAGCTTGAAAGCAGATCAATAATTCAGCTCCCAACTCTGGCTAGCTAACTGTTGATGACCCTACAATCAGCCCGAATCTCTCCCGCATTCCCGGTCAAGACATCAAGTTTGCCCATCTTCTGCATGGCAGCTGCAAACTTTCTCTTCCAAAGCATGGAATTTCTTGCATTAATATTCACTTGAGTTGCAGTTGCTGCATTTGTCAAGAGAGTTTGGTCTGATGTGAACAAGCCTCGGTTTGCTAAGATATCGAGATAGTAGCCTGCATCAGTAGTGGCTGGACTACCAGGGTTCATTGGCACCACCAGGCTAGGATCTGTACTGCCTTGCGGACACATCTGCTTCAAACTTGTTGCATACGTAGCATCTAAGATTGGGTCCTGGCTCGTTGTTCCATTGAAGTTGTATAATCTGTTGCTGAAGGAAGTGCAATGTGATCGACCGATGGTGTGTCCTCCTGGATGTATATCATCACAGAGTTTATTATGATCATTCAGCAGTGTCGAGATTTAATTTGGTAAGAATTAATCTTGTTTTGACAGGATATAGTAAATATAGGTAAAGTACCAGAGAGGGTAACCATTTCTTCTTGTGAGAAACCCTTGTTTGCAAAATTTTGAGTGAGTTGGTCGACATTGAATGTGGGGGGAGGTAAGTTTGTTAAGACCTCTGAAGCTAGTGAAACTGTGCCATCTCTTCTTCCCGCAGGAACATCATAGCCAAAACCTCCAGTCTGCACAAAGAATTAagggttatatatatacatgcatgcTGAAGCATGCGCGTTTAACACTTCATAAACAATTCTTCTTACTATCTCAATGCTATCTCTTGCTGCAAATGCGAGAATATCAGCACATGAGACAATTCCCTTGCATTCGGTCTCTAGTCTAGCCTTTGCATTGTCAATGACTTCAAAGCCTCGCAGACTAGGGTTGTTGGCAGGAGAGTCTTTTTCTGCTTTGTTTGAGGTAGTGGAGTCAAGGAGCACAGATGCATCACAGCCCTAAATGACCAAAAGGGTAACCAAGTTAGTGTCTAATCAAGCACTGTCATGAATTAGATCTAAAACCCACGCGCTATAGTGATATGaacttagttaatttttttcctttgaaatacTTCCAAGGTTCCTCTTTTTGCTTCTTTGAagtaaagaagaagagattATGTTTACTTGTTCacatctctgtctctctctacacacacacacacacacacacacacatacttaCCCTAACGAAACAATCATGAAAGTGCATTCTAACAAGACCAGCAGCCACTCCTCTATCCTTATTGAAACCATCTCTAACTGCACTTTTGACAATGAACTCAGCCATCTTGCATGAACTTCTATAAAACCCTACTTCAAGCTGAGAATGAACACTTTGATTACAGAACAGGAAAACAACAACCCAGCAAACTAGACATGGCCGACTTAGCTTCTTGGAACTCATTATGTGATGTTTATATCGCCCTAGCTAGCTCGAACTATATCTATCAATGATCTATGCATAAAACTACGTCTATATATAGTTGAAGAAATTAGGCATCGTAACATTTTATATTGATGCATGACGAATTATTCCATCCAATAAAATGTCCTATGCAATTTTCGGTGCCAGATGAGAAGGCACTAGCTAGGCTGGAATTTCCTGTTACATGATCAGCAATAGATTATGATACTCTTCCAAAAGTACAAGAAAAGACAAGTGGAGTCAGTTTCATGACATGTGGAATCGGATATGATTCCCATTATAATACAATCCACATGCAACAATTGCTCTGTCATTATAATCGTAAAGAAATCAATCTGGTTTGACTTGAGAGCAAGAAGAGCGAATTCAGCAAGAGTGGTTAAAGATTAGATAAAATATCATATCATAATCATACAGTTAATTAAGATTGTCCATGTGTGAGTAACTTGGAGGAGATAAGAACTTCCTCTATAATCTACTTTATGATTTCTTTGCGTGCAAGAAGGGGCCATGAGTCCTGACCAGTTCTAAATCGGTACAAAAACAATGATATTTGACAGAATTTGGATGCAATTGGCATTCTGTAAACAGTAGTCAAACTCCATGAGCAATCCATAACAGTTTTGATGAAGTTCCAGCGATACAGACCTGGTAGTGTTCTAAATTTCTGACAAAATCAAACTTGAACAGTCGATTTGGATTTTAGAATAGGAAAAGGAAATTGATGGTAAATTATAGGGGGGTCCCCTGAATTAGTCCCTCTGTTGTCTAAGTAATTGAGCGATTTGTTCAAAGGATTTATGCACTCAAGATGAAACTGAATACCCTTCCATCTGCACTCACTACTGGATCAAACGTCATACCACTTACCAGCTGAGAAATCTCAGTCTGCAACCAGGCAAAAAC
It encodes:
- the LOC18105479 gene encoding peroxidase 5, which translates into the protein MSSKKLSRPCLVCWVVVFLFCNQSVHSQLEVGFYRSSCKMAEFIVKSAVRDGFNKDRGVAAGLVRMHFHDCFVRGCDASVLLDSTTSNKAEKDSPANNPSLRGFEVIDNAKARLETECKGIVSCADILAFAARDSIEITGGFGYDVPAGRRDGTVSLASEVLTNLPPPTFNVDQLTQNFANKGFSQEEMVTLSGGHTIGRSHCTSFSNRLYNFNGTTSQDPILDATYATSLKQMCPQGSTDPSLVVPMNPGSPATTDAGYYLDILANRGLFTSDQTLLTNAATATQVNINARNSMLWKRKFAAAMQKMGKLDVLTGNAGEIRADCRVINS